Proteins from a genomic interval of Haemophilus parainfluenzae T3T1:
- the pntB gene encoding Re/Si-specific NAD(P)(+) transhydrogenase subunit beta codes for MSEGLVQAAYIIAALLFIMSLAGLSKHETAKAGCWYGIVGMTIALVATIFGPQSEGTLWIIIAMIIGGVIGVQRALKVEMTEMPELVAILHSFVGLAAVLVGFNSYGLTHETDPVLMNIHNVEVFLGIFIGAVTFTGSIVAFGKLSGKINSKALMLPHRHKLNLAALVVSAFLMVAFLNNPDNIFPVLLMTAIALAFGWHLVASIGGADMPVVVSMLNSYSGWAAAAAGFMLSNDLLIVTGALVGSSGAILSYIMCKAMNRSFISVIAGGFGNDVQVSSDEEQGEHRETTAEEVAELLKNASSVIITPGYGMAVAQAQYPVAEITAKLRERGINVRFGIHPVAGRLPGHMNVLLAEAKVPYDIVLEMDEINDDFADTDVVLVIGANDTVNPAAMEDPNSPIAGMPVLEVWKAQNVIVFKRSMAVGYAGVQNPLFFKENTQMLFGDAKERVDDILTALNK; via the coding sequence ATGTCTGAAGGTTTAGTACAAGCAGCCTATATTATTGCTGCATTACTTTTCATTATGAGCTTAGCCGGTCTTTCTAAACATGAAACGGCAAAAGCCGGTTGTTGGTATGGTATTGTCGGTATGACAATTGCCCTTGTTGCAACCATTTTCGGCCCGCAATCTGAAGGCACATTATGGATCATCATTGCGATGATCATCGGTGGCGTGATTGGTGTTCAACGTGCATTAAAAGTTGAAATGACTGAAATGCCTGAACTCGTTGCGATCCTTCACAGCTTTGTAGGTTTAGCAGCAGTGCTCGTAGGCTTTAACAGCTACGGCTTAACACACGAAACTGATCCAGTGTTAATGAATATCCATAACGTTGAAGTATTCTTAGGGATCTTCATCGGTGCGGTAACATTCACGGGTTCTATCGTAGCATTCGGTAAATTAAGCGGCAAAATCAATTCAAAAGCGTTAATGTTGCCACATCGCCATAAATTAAATTTAGCGGCATTAGTGGTTTCAGCTTTCTTGATGGTGGCATTCTTAAACAACCCAGATAATATCTTCCCAGTGTTACTCATGACCGCGATTGCTCTTGCATTCGGCTGGCACTTAGTGGCATCTATCGGTGGTGCGGATATGCCGGTTGTGGTTTCAATGCTTAACTCTTATTCTGGTTGGGCAGCAGCTGCAGCGGGTTTCATGTTGAGCAATGACTTGCTTATCGTTACCGGTGCATTAGTGGGTTCTTCTGGTGCGATTCTTTCTTACATTATGTGTAAAGCGATGAACCGCTCATTTATCAGCGTGATCGCAGGTGGTTTTGGTAATGATGTTCAAGTATCTTCTGATGAAGAGCAAGGTGAACACCGTGAAACAACCGCAGAAGAAGTGGCTGAATTACTTAAAAATGCAAGCTCTGTAATCATCACACCAGGATATGGTATGGCGGTAGCACAAGCGCAATATCCAGTGGCTGAAATTACGGCGAAATTGCGTGAGCGTGGCATTAACGTGCGTTTTGGTATTCACCCTGTTGCAGGTCGTTTACCGGGTCATATGAACGTACTTTTAGCGGAAGCAAAAGTACCTTATGACATCGTGCTTGAAATGGATGAAATTAATGATGATTTCGCAGATACTGATGTGGTATTGGTTATCGGTGCAAACGATACCGTAAACCCAGCTGCAATGGAAGATCCAAACAGCCCAATCGCCGGTATGCCGGTGTTAGAAGTATGGAAAGCTCAAAACGTTATCGTATTCAAACGCTCTATGGCGGTAGGTTACGCAGGCGTTCAAAACCCATTATTCTTCAAAGAAAATACTCAAATGCTCTTTGGTGATGCAAAAGAACGTGTTGATGACATTCTTACTGCATTAAACAAATAA
- the yedE gene encoding selenium metabolism membrane protein YedE/FdhT translates to MKEVLQQFKQNYLIKYWNPVAAVIAAGLISAYYFGVTGTYWAVTGEFTRWGGHALQALGIDVSNWSYYKIIGMQGTIFTRIDGVMILGMFAGCISAALWANNVKWRNQPHKRRIVQALIGGALAGFGARLAMGCNLASLFTGIPQFSVHAWFFTIATAVGTYAGVKVTLLPMFRVKLELKKGAAKLQETDPKQANRRFWIGMVVFFAYLIASLYVMTNSIKLGFAMLCGLAFGLLIERAQICFTSAFRDLWVTGRAYMAKAIIFGIIVGTLGVFSYIQLGVPAKIMWAGPNAIIGGLLFGFGIVLAGGCETGWMYRSMEGQVHFMWVGVGNVVGSTYLAYAWDDLAPVLALDYEKLNLLKSFGPVGGLLVNYGLLILCLIAVVWWERHFLKKAKAKIAAANPQACGC, encoded by the coding sequence ATGAAAGAGGTTTTGCAACAATTTAAACAAAATTATCTGATTAAATACTGGAATCCTGTCGCGGCAGTTATTGCTGCGGGGCTTATTTCAGCTTATTACTTTGGGGTAACTGGCACTTATTGGGCCGTTACGGGGGAATTTACCCGTTGGGGCGGTCATGCTTTGCAAGCGCTAGGCATCGATGTGTCCAACTGGAGCTACTATAAAATTATCGGCATGCAAGGCACGATTTTTACTCGTATTGATGGCGTGATGATTTTAGGTATGTTCGCGGGATGTATTTCGGCTGCACTTTGGGCAAACAACGTGAAATGGCGTAATCAACCGCACAAACGTCGTATTGTTCAAGCCCTCATCGGGGGTGCATTAGCCGGTTTTGGGGCACGCTTAGCAATGGGCTGTAACCTCGCTTCTCTCTTCACCGGTATTCCACAATTTTCGGTTCACGCTTGGTTCTTCACTATTGCTACTGCTGTAGGTACTTACGCAGGCGTAAAAGTCACCTTACTCCCGATGTTCCGTGTGAAATTAGAATTGAAAAAAGGCGCGGCAAAATTACAAGAAACGGATCCGAAACAAGCAAATCGTCGTTTTTGGATTGGCATGGTGGTCTTTTTTGCTTACCTAATTGCTTCACTTTATGTGATGACAAACTCCATCAAACTGGGTTTTGCGATGCTTTGTGGTTTAGCTTTCGGTTTATTAATTGAACGAGCTCAAATTTGCTTTACTTCCGCTTTCCGTGATTTATGGGTAACCGGCCGTGCTTATATGGCAAAAGCCATCATCTTCGGTATTATCGTTGGTACGCTTGGCGTATTCAGCTACATTCAATTAGGCGTCCCTGCCAAAATCATGTGGGCGGGTCCAAATGCGATTATCGGTGGTTTATTATTTGGCTTCGGTATCGTATTAGCAGGCGGATGTGAAACCGGTTGGATGTATCGTTCAATGGAAGGACAAGTTCACTTTATGTGGGTAGGTGTGGGTAACGTTGTTGGTTCAACCTATTTAGCCTACGCATGGGACGATCTTGCTCCTGTACTTGCGTTAGATTACGAAAAACTAAACTTATTGAAATCCTTTGGCCCTGTTGGCGGTTTATTAGTGAATTACGGCTTGCTTATTCTCTGCTTAATTGCTGTTGTTTGGTGGGAACGCCATTTCTTGAAAAAAGCCAAAGCTAAAATCGCAGCAGCAAATCCACAAGCTTGTGGTTGCTAA
- the pntA gene encoding Re/Si-specific NAD(P)(+) transhydrogenase subunit alpha, producing MLIGVPRELLESENRVAATPKTVQQILKLGFDVIVEHNAGFKASFEDQAFIDAGAKIGSSSEVWHSDVIFKVNPPTDAEIDQMKEGAILVSFIWRAQNPDLMKKLTSKKINVLAMDSVPRISRAQALDALSSMANISGYRAVIEAAHEFGSFFTGQITAAGKVPPAKVLVIGAGVAGLAAIGAANSLGAIVRAFDSRPEVKEQVQSMGASFLEIDFKEEGGSGDGYAKVMSEEFNRRAMELYAEQAKEVDIIITTAAIPGKPAPRLITKEMVDSMKPGSVVVDLAAATGGNCAYTEAGKVVTTENQVKVIGYTDFPSRLPTQSSQLYGTNLVNLLKLLCKEKDGKINIDFDDVVLRGVTVVRDGEEIPPAQIQVSAQPKQEAKAAQSAVKKEEEKPADPRIKYGVMAGVGVLFLWLASVAPAAFLSHFTVFVLACVVGYYVVWNVSHALHTPLMAVTNAISGIIIVGALLQIRQPTGNFFIDVLAFVAILVASINIFGGFRVTQRMLAMFRKG from the coding sequence ATGTTAATTGGTGTACCTAGAGAACTGCTTGAGAGCGAAAATCGTGTGGCGGCAACGCCAAAAACGGTTCAGCAGATCTTAAAACTGGGCTTTGACGTCATCGTAGAACACAATGCGGGATTTAAAGCGAGTTTTGAAGACCAAGCATTTATCGACGCCGGCGCAAAAATTGGCTCAAGTTCAGAAGTGTGGCATTCGGATGTGATTTTTAAAGTGAATCCACCAACGGATGCAGAAATTGATCAAATGAAGGAAGGTGCAATACTTGTGAGCTTCATTTGGCGCGCACAAAATCCGGATTTAATGAAAAAACTCACGTCGAAAAAAATTAATGTATTAGCGATGGATTCTGTGCCACGTATTTCCCGTGCGCAAGCGCTTGATGCATTAAGCTCTATGGCGAATATTTCTGGTTATCGTGCGGTGATTGAAGCCGCTCATGAATTTGGTAGTTTCTTCACGGGACAAATTACCGCAGCAGGTAAAGTACCACCAGCAAAAGTGTTAGTCATTGGTGCCGGTGTAGCGGGTCTTGCCGCGATTGGTGCTGCGAATAGCCTTGGTGCGATTGTTCGTGCTTTTGACTCTCGTCCAGAAGTAAAAGAACAAGTACAAAGTATGGGCGCGTCTTTCTTAGAAATTGATTTCAAAGAAGAAGGCGGCAGCGGCGATGGTTACGCGAAAGTGATGTCAGAAGAATTTAACCGCCGCGCGATGGAGCTTTATGCGGAACAAGCCAAAGAAGTGGATATCATTATTACCACTGCGGCGATTCCAGGTAAACCAGCCCCACGCTTAATCACAAAAGAAATGGTTGATTCCATGAAACCGGGTTCTGTGGTGGTGGACTTAGCAGCTGCAACCGGTGGTAACTGTGCTTACACTGAAGCAGGTAAAGTGGTCACCACTGAGAACCAAGTAAAAGTGATTGGTTACACCGATTTCCCAAGTCGTTTACCAACACAATCTTCCCAACTTTACGGTACAAACTTAGTTAATTTATTAAAACTACTTTGTAAAGAAAAAGACGGTAAGATTAATATCGATTTTGACGATGTGGTATTACGCGGTGTGACCGTAGTACGTGATGGGGAAGAAATTCCACCAGCACAAATCCAAGTGTCAGCACAACCAAAACAAGAAGCGAAAGCGGCACAAAGTGCGGTTAAAAAAGAGGAAGAAAAACCGGCAGATCCTCGCATCAAATACGGTGTGATGGCAGGTGTAGGTGTGTTATTCCTCTGGCTTGCATCTGTGGCGCCAGCGGCATTCCTTTCTCACTTCACCGTATTCGTATTGGCTTGTGTAGTTGGTTACTACGTGGTTTGGAACGTCAGCCACGCTTTACACACCCCACTTATGGCGGTAACCAATGCGATTTCAGGTATCATTATTGTGGGTGCATTACTGCAAATTAGACAACCAACAGGTAACTTCTTTATTGATGTATTAGCCTTTGTGGCAATCTTGGTGGCAAGTATCAACATCTTTGGTGGTTTCCGTGTAACCCAACGTATGTTGGCGATGTTTAGAAAAGGTTAA
- the tldD gene encoding metalloprotease TldD, with protein MLKQVSDTLLAPSNLSHQSLLNIFDVMSHRHIDYADLYFQLSQDESWVLEDSIIKEGGFHIDRGVGVRAVSGEKTGFAYSDQINLASLQQCAEAVKGIAQIKEGNLISPQAFNAVNAVQRYAAINPLESLSKEKKIELLHLVDRTARAEDPRVTHVSAALSSIYEEVLVVATDGTLAADIRPLVRLSISVLVEEDGKRERGSCGSGGRFGLDWFFEVVNGDIRAVNFAKEAVRQALVNLSAVAAPAGLMPVVLGAGWPGVLLHEAVGHGLEGDFNRKESSLFTGKIGELVTSPLCTIVDDGTLQNRRGSLTIDDEGVPSQCNVLIKDGILQGYMQDKLNARLMGVKPTGNGRRESYAHLPMPRMTNTYMLAGQSKFEDLVASVDRGIYAPHFGGGQVDITSGKFVFSTSEAYLIEKGKITKPVKGATLIGSGIDVMQKVSMVADETDLDLGIGVCGKDGQSVPVGVGQPALKIDEITVGGTN; from the coding sequence ATGTTAAAACAGGTTTCAGATACCTTACTTGCACCAAGCAATTTATCTCATCAATCATTGCTTAATATTTTTGATGTGATGTCACATCGTCATATTGATTATGCAGATCTTTATTTTCAATTAAGCCAAGATGAAAGCTGGGTATTAGAAGATAGTATTATTAAAGAAGGTGGCTTTCATATTGATCGCGGTGTCGGTGTACGCGCAGTTTCTGGCGAAAAAACAGGCTTTGCGTATTCTGACCAAATCAACTTAGCCTCATTACAACAATGTGCAGAGGCCGTAAAAGGTATTGCACAAATTAAAGAAGGCAATTTAATTTCGCCTCAAGCATTTAATGCGGTGAATGCGGTTCAGCGTTATGCGGCGATTAATCCATTAGAAAGTTTAAGCAAAGAGAAAAAGATCGAGTTATTGCACCTCGTGGATCGTACAGCTCGAGCCGAAGATCCTCGTGTTACACATGTCTCTGCAGCATTAAGTTCGATTTATGAAGAAGTGTTAGTGGTCGCAACAGATGGCACACTTGCTGCAGATATTCGCCCGCTTGTGCGTTTATCCATTTCGGTTCTCGTGGAAGAAGATGGCAAACGTGAGCGTGGTAGTTGTGGTTCAGGTGGCCGCTTTGGCTTAGATTGGTTCTTTGAAGTGGTAAATGGGGATATTCGTGCCGTTAATTTTGCCAAAGAAGCGGTTCGTCAAGCCCTTGTGAATTTAAGTGCGGTCGCAGCACCGGCAGGATTAATGCCAGTGGTATTAGGGGCTGGTTGGCCAGGTGTGTTGCTTCATGAAGCAGTAGGACACGGTTTGGAAGGGGATTTCAACCGCAAAGAAAGTTCCTTATTTACGGGTAAAATTGGTGAGTTGGTGACGTCGCCATTATGTACAATTGTGGATGATGGTACATTACAAAACCGCCGTGGTTCTCTAACCATTGATGATGAAGGCGTGCCAAGTCAGTGTAACGTTTTAATCAAAGATGGGATTTTGCAAGGCTACATGCAAGATAAACTCAATGCGCGATTAATGGGCGTGAAACCAACGGGGAATGGTCGTCGTGAATCTTATGCGCATTTACCAATGCCACGAATGACGAATACCTATATGTTGGCAGGTCAAAGCAAATTTGAAGATTTAGTAGCCTCTGTGGATCGCGGTATTTATGCACCGCACTTCGGTGGGGGGCAGGTGGATATCACCTCGGGTAAATTTGTGTTCTCGACATCTGAAGCTTATCTTATTGAAAAAGGCAAAATCACCAAACCTGTTAAAGGCGCTACATTAATTGGCAGCGGTATCGATGTGATGCAAAAAGTTTCTATGGTCGCCGATGAAACAGACTTAGATCTTGGTATCGGTGTATGCGGCAAAGATGGCCAAAGTGTACCGGTCGGTGTTGGGCAACCCGCCTTGAAAATTGATGAAATCACCGTTGGTGGAACAAATTAA
- the moeB gene encoding molybdopterin-synthase adenylyltransferase MoeB has protein sequence MAELSYEEELRYNRQIILKSVDFDGQEKLKDSRMLIVGLGGLGCAASQYLAAAGVGHLTLLDFDTVSLSNLQRQVLHTDSRLNMPKVESAKIALQQINPHVEIETINAQLSEEKLAEIIPHFDVVLDCTDNVDIRNALDRGCEKAKIPLISGAAIRLEGQVSVFTYEPNTPTYRQLSQLFGQNVLSCVEAGVLAPIVGVVGSIQALEAIKVRLKIGSNLCGRLLLIDGLTMRIREMKLPV, from the coding sequence ATGGCTGAATTAAGCTACGAAGAAGAACTGCGTTATAACCGCCAAATTATCTTAAAATCGGTCGATTTTGACGGGCAAGAAAAACTCAAAGACAGCCGAATGTTAATTGTCGGTCTGGGTGGTTTAGGCTGTGCGGCAAGTCAATATCTTGCCGCCGCTGGCGTGGGTCATTTAACCTTGTTGGATTTTGATACCGTATCGCTTTCCAATTTGCAACGTCAGGTGTTGCATACCGATAGCCGATTAAATATGCCTAAAGTGGAATCGGCTAAAATCGCGTTACAACAGATTAATCCTCACGTCGAAATTGAAACCATCAATGCACAACTTTCCGAAGAAAAACTCGCGGAAATCATACCGCACTTTGACGTGGTACTCGATTGTACCGATAACGTGGATATTCGTAATGCGCTCGATCGTGGTTGTGAGAAAGCGAAGATCCCGCTAATTTCAGGTGCGGCAATTCGTTTAGAAGGACAAGTATCCGTCTTTACTTATGAACCCAATACCCCAACCTATCGCCAGCTTAGCCAGCTCTTTGGGCAAAATGTTTTAAGTTGTGTAGAAGCAGGCGTACTAGCGCCAATTGTGGGCGTTGTTGGTTCTATTCAAGCCTTAGAAGCCATCAAAGTGCGGTTAAAAATCGGTTCAAATTTATGTGGACGCTTGTTGTTGATCGATGGATTAACCATGCGTATCCGAGAAATGAAATTGCCTGTTTAA
- the rsmI gene encoding 16S rRNA (cytidine(1402)-2'-O)-methyltransferase codes for MNDLTGILYIVATPIGNLQDITQRALETFSQVDLIAAEDTRHSGLLLSHYGIKKPFFALHDHNEQEKAHVLVEKLKQGTNIALISDAGTPLISDPGFHLVRQCREAGIKVVPLPGACAAITALCASGIASDRFCFEGFLPAKTKARKDKLENIAEEDRTLIFYESTHRILDTLADMQDVLGGERYVVLAREITKTWETIAGDKLSDLRQWLSEDPNRTKGEMVLIVEGKPKSEDSEEFSPQAIKALTLIAKELPLKKAAAIVAELYGYKKNALYQFGLDNLD; via the coding sequence ATGAATGATTTAACCGGAATTTTATATATTGTCGCCACGCCAATCGGGAATTTACAAGATATAACACAACGTGCTTTAGAAACCTTTTCACAAGTGGATTTAATTGCTGCGGAAGACACGCGACACAGTGGTTTATTGCTCAGCCATTATGGTATCAAAAAGCCTTTTTTCGCCTTGCATGATCACAATGAACAAGAAAAAGCTCATGTATTGGTAGAAAAGCTAAAACAAGGCACCAATATTGCATTAATTTCAGATGCGGGAACCCCTTTAATTAGCGATCCAGGTTTTCATTTAGTGCGTCAATGTCGTGAGGCTGGCATTAAAGTGGTGCCATTACCCGGTGCTTGTGCAGCGATTACTGCATTATGCGCATCGGGCATCGCATCTGACCGTTTTTGCTTTGAAGGCTTTTTACCGGCCAAAACCAAGGCGCGTAAAGATAAGTTAGAAAATATCGCAGAAGAAGACCGCACTTTAATCTTTTATGAATCAACCCACCGCATTTTAGATACCCTTGCCGATATGCAAGATGTATTAGGTGGTGAACGCTATGTTGTACTTGCCCGTGAAATTACGAAAACATGGGAAACCATTGCAGGGGATAAATTAAGTGATCTTCGTCAATGGTTAAGTGAAGATCCGAATCGCACGAAAGGTGAGATGGTGTTAATTGTGGAAGGTAAACCAAAATCAGAAGATAGCGAAGAGTTTTCACCGCAAGCAATTAAAGCACTTACTTTGATTGCCAAAGAGCTCCCTTTAAAAAAAGCCGCGGCAATTGTGGCTGAACTTTATGGTTATAAGAAAAATGCCTTATACCAATTTGGATTGGATAATTTAGATTAG
- the yedF gene encoding sulfurtransferase-like selenium metabolism protein YedF → MAFTVVQKLDKDPKDITPDYTLDTLGEPCPYPAIVMLETMPQLQKGEILELLSDCAQSINNIPVDTKNHGYTLLSVEQDGTKLRYLIQR, encoded by the coding sequence ATGGCATTTACCGTTGTTCAAAAATTAGATAAAGATCCAAAAGACATCACCCCAGATTACACGTTAGATACGCTAGGTGAACCTTGCCCGTATCCAGCAATCGTGATGCTCGAAACCATGCCACAATTACAAAAAGGCGAAATTTTAGAGCTATTAAGTGACTGCGCTCAATCTATCAACAACATTCCTGTTGATACTAAAAACCACGGTTACACACTATTAAGCGTAGAACAAGATGGCACCAAATTACGCTATTTGATTCAACGTTAA